From a region of the Fischerella sp. JS2 genome:
- a CDS encoding S41 family peptidase has protein sequence MKRPKLSRLLKFVAVMLMSFSVLLLFWIASPLPKILAKPETKIFEQVWQTLNDNFYDPKFNGVDWKAMREKYKSQAAQAKSTQEFAATINQMLGELQTSHTRYYTKEEPAYYQILGIFVPRSGELQKQLPKFLPKDKIEYTGIGVFTKDINGKTFVSNILDKSPAAAAGLKIGDQILSVDGYPYQPIQSFAGKTGEKVKLLIQRSAASSSQTEIAIAPKNFDAKTMFIDAQQASIQTIQREGKKVGYIHIWSHAANEDQQQLQSEIIYGRLKDADGLVLDFRDGWGGGDVNSLNLFTAEAGPTVTSVSRNGKKYTYISQWKKPVAMVINEGSRSSKEIYAYGFQQHKIGPVIGTKTAGAVVAGRPFFMEDGSLLYVAVADVFVNGNQRLEGKGVAPDINISLPLEYAQGADPQKERAIETVLAAIKQTS, from the coding sequence ATGAAAAGACCTAAACTGTCTAGGTTACTTAAATTCGTTGCAGTAATGCTGATGAGTTTTTCAGTATTACTCCTGTTTTGGATCGCCTCGCCCTTACCGAAGATACTCGCTAAACCAGAAACTAAAATATTTGAACAAGTTTGGCAAACACTCAACGATAACTTTTACGATCCAAAGTTTAACGGTGTCGACTGGAAAGCGATGCGGGAAAAGTATAAATCCCAAGCTGCACAAGCTAAGTCTACCCAAGAATTTGCAGCTACCATTAATCAAATGCTTGGTGAATTGCAAACTTCTCACACCCGCTACTACACAAAAGAAGAGCCTGCTTACTATCAGATTTTAGGCATTTTTGTACCCAGAAGTGGTGAATTACAAAAACAGCTACCCAAATTCCTGCCTAAAGACAAAATAGAATACACTGGCATTGGTGTATTTACTAAAGATATTAACGGCAAAACCTTTGTCAGCAACATTCTTGATAAAAGTCCTGCTGCCGCAGCCGGGTTAAAAATTGGCGATCAAATCCTCAGTGTCGATGGTTATCCTTATCAACCCATACAATCCTTTGCAGGGAAAACAGGAGAAAAAGTCAAATTATTAATTCAGCGTTCAGCTGCATCTAGCAGTCAAACAGAAATTGCGATCGCACCCAAAAACTTCGATGCCAAGACCATGTTTATCGATGCTCAGCAAGCCAGCATCCAGACTATACAACGGGAAGGTAAAAAAGTCGGTTATATTCATATTTGGTCACACGCAGCTAACGAAGACCAACAGCAGCTGCAATCAGAAATAATTTATGGTCGCCTCAAAGATGCAGATGGATTAGTTTTAGATTTTAGAGACGGTTGGGGTGGGGGAGATGTTAATTCTCTTAACCTCTTCACTGCTGAAGCAGGGCCAACTGTTACCAGTGTTTCCCGCAATGGCAAAAAATATACTTATATATCCCAATGGAAAAAACCAGTGGCGATGGTAATCAACGAAGGAAGCAGAAGCAGCAAAGAAATTTATGCTTATGGCTTTCAGCAACACAAAATCGGCCCTGTAATTGGCACTAAGACTGCGGGAGCAGTGGTTGCTGGTCGTCCTTTTTTTATGGAGGATGGTAGCTTACTTTACGTAGCAGTTGCAGATGTATTCGTAAACGGCAATCAAAGGTTAGAAGGTAAAGGTGTTGCACCAGATATCAACATTTCCTTGCCATTAGAATACGCTCAAGGTGCAGACCCGCAAAAAGAACGAGCGATAGAAACTGTATTAGCAGCCATCAAACAAACTAGCTAA
- a CDS encoding ATP-binding protein: MKWSLEGKWIASGFGLSLLLMGVVSFISYQNATQLIYSGNKVKHTHEAMKSLIDIFATLTDAESGRRGYILYGERSELKRYNQAMQSLDAKVKKLQQQLADDPAQQQQLKRLKFLISQRVELSKQSIELQQQGKSTFALQASVVTRSNQNRSQIRETLTQMQTREEQLLQISVRHSQSNIHNRMLIEFLGTLLSFSILLGVYALLYQQLVKRQQAEATQRTLAQEKELSELKLRFFSMVSHEFRTPLSIILGSAQLLAQSEQQWTKEKKLKNLHRIQSSARSMNQLLTDILTLTRAEAGKLEFNPELIDLEAFCINLIEDLQFCNQPQHTIKFISQGSCTHAKLDENLLYSILSNLLSNAMKYSPQEGTVFLVLSCERDAIIFQVQDFGIGIPSEFQQHLFEPFHRANNVSKIVGSGLGLAVVKKCLELHQGEISVESEVGVGTTFTVRIPQTVTAMVKSKMNCSE, translated from the coding sequence ATGAAATGGTCGCTGGAAGGGAAATGGATAGCCTCTGGCTTTGGTTTGTCTTTGTTATTAATGGGTGTTGTCAGCTTTATCTCTTACCAAAATGCTACTCAATTAATTTACAGTGGTAATAAAGTGAAGCACACCCATGAGGCGATGAAAAGCCTGATTGATATTTTTGCGACACTGACTGATGCAGAATCAGGACGCAGAGGCTATATTCTGTATGGAGAGCGCTCAGAACTCAAGCGTTACAATCAGGCAATGCAAAGCCTAGATGCTAAAGTCAAAAAGTTACAGCAACAATTAGCTGATGACCCTGCTCAACAGCAACAACTAAAAAGGCTAAAATTCCTGATATCTCAAAGAGTTGAACTATCTAAGCAGTCAATTGAGCTTCAGCAACAGGGTAAATCAACCTTTGCTCTTCAAGCATCCGTAGTTACTCGTAGCAACCAAAACCGTAGTCAAATCCGGGAAACGCTGACCCAAATGCAAACTAGGGAAGAACAGTTGTTGCAAATCTCAGTTAGACATTCCCAAAGCAATATCCACAATCGGATGTTGATTGAATTCCTTGGCACTTTGTTAAGTTTTAGTATTTTGTTAGGTGTTTATGCTTTGCTTTATCAACAATTAGTTAAGCGTCAGCAAGCGGAAGCCACTCAACGGACATTAGCTCAAGAAAAAGAACTCAGTGAACTAAAACTACGCTTTTTCTCAATGGTTTCTCACGAGTTTCGTACGCCTTTGAGTATTATCTTAGGATCAGCTCAATTATTAGCTCAAAGCGAACAGCAATGGACAAAAGAAAAGAAGCTCAAAAATCTGCATCGTATTCAATCTTCAGCTAGATCAATGAATCAATTGCTGACGGATATTCTCACTCTTACTAGAGCAGAAGCAGGCAAACTGGAATTTAATCCAGAACTCATTGATTTAGAAGCATTTTGTATCAATTTGATAGAAGATCTCCAGTTTTGCAATCAACCACAGCATACTATCAAATTTATTAGTCAAGGTAGCTGTACTCACGCCAAATTGGACGAAAATTTGCTGTACTCAATTCTCAGCAATTTGCTCTCAAATGCAATGAAGTATTCGCCTCAAGAAGGAACCGTCTTTTTGGTTCTTAGTTGTGAACGAGATGCAATCATTTTCCAAGTTCAAGATTTTGGTATCGGAATTCCTTCAGAGTTTCAGCAACATTTATTTGAACCTTTTCATCGTGCTAATAACGTGAGTAAGATTGTTGGCAGTGGATTAGGACTGGCTGTAGTGAAAAAGTGCTTAGAACTACATCAAGGAGAAATCTCTGTAGAAAGTGAAGTAGGGGTTGGAACAACTTTTACGGTAAGAATTCCCCAAACTGTCACAGCAATGGTAAAAAGTAAAATGAATTGTTCAGAATAG